The following are encoded in a window of Ruminiclostridium herbifermentans genomic DNA:
- a CDS encoding pro-sigmaK processing inhibitor BofA family protein: MNAVRLVKKLLINTVLGAVLLSVINFFGIYFNFYIALNIYSALIIGILGVPGLILLIFLKFMV, encoded by the coding sequence ATGAATGCTGTCAGGTTAGTAAAAAAATTATTAATTAATACAGTATTAGGTGCAGTACTACTATCCGTAATAAATTTCTTTGGTATTTATTTTAATTTTTATATAGCATTAAATATATATTCTGCATTAATTATTGGTATTTTAGGTGTTCCAGGTTTAATTCTTCTTATATTTTTAAAATTTATGGTTTAA
- a CDS encoding CotS family spore coat protein, giving the protein MHELENLLQESYDIKINSITNYRDMFVANTNNGKRLIKITTLKPERVCFIAEVKEHLINNGFINIDRNIYTNSGKSFITYNYQTIYMSNFIDGRECNLDSKDETVKCARLLANMHKASKGFICSENSKARSELGRLPSCYKKRLDEIKKLKKNALKGKLKFDNLMCQYVDYFYEMGEKAINMLDSSDYYELVEEAEKIKNISHHDFNHHNIYVQNDDMYLINFEYCCYDLKIYDLVNLLRRKMRKCEWNINEADLIINEYCKIETLCESEFELMKIMFMFPQKFWRIVNKYYNSKKGCTEKSYINRLQEVIDEIQYLKAFLNDFQSF; this is encoded by the coding sequence ATGCATGAATTGGAAAATCTATTGCAGGAAAGCTATGATATTAAAATAAATAGCATTACAAATTATAGGGATATGTTTGTTGCTAATACCAATAATGGGAAAAGGCTTATTAAAATAACTACATTAAAGCCTGAAAGAGTGTGTTTTATTGCAGAAGTTAAGGAGCATTTGATTAATAATGGCTTTATAAATATTGATAGAAATATTTATACTAATTCTGGAAAATCATTTATTACTTATAATTATCAAACTATATATATGAGCAATTTTATTGATGGCAGAGAATGCAACCTTGACAGTAAAGATGAAACAGTAAAATGTGCTAGATTACTTGCAAATATGCATAAGGCATCAAAAGGATTTATTTGCTCGGAAAATAGTAAGGCAAGGAGTGAACTTGGAAGATTGCCAAGTTGCTATAAAAAAAGATTAGATGAAATTAAGAAGCTTAAAAAGAATGCTTTAAAAGGTAAACTTAAATTTGATAATTTGATGTGTCAGTATGTTGATTATTTCTATGAAATGGGAGAAAAAGCTATAAATATGTTGGATTCTTCGGACTATTACGAATTAGTCGAGGAGGCAGAAAAGATCAAAAATATATCTCACCATGATTTTAATCATCATAATATTTATGTTCAAAATGATGATATGTATTTAATTAATTTTGAGTATTGCTGTTATGATTTAAAAATATACGATTTAGTAAACTTATTAAGACGAAAGATGAGAAAGTGTGAGTGGAATATTAATGAAGCAGATTTAATAATTAATGAGTATTGTAAAATTGAAACTTTATGTGAGAGTGAGTTTGAACTAATGAAAATAATGTTTATGTTTCCACAGAAGTTTTGGAGAATTGTGAATAAATACTACAATAGTAAAAAAGGATGCACAGAAAAAAGCTATATAAATCGCCTACAAGAGGTAATTGATGAGATACAGTATCTCAAGGCTTTTTTAAACGATTTTCAGTCATTTTAA